A region of the Clostridium sp. AN503 genome:
GTCCGGCGCGTAAGAAGCGCGGATCAGTGACACCTATGGACGGGGCGGCGGCAGCAGATGTACTGCGGAATGTGATAAAAGAACAGTGGAAAAAAGGAGGGGCGCATGATAACATTACCGGTTGAGATTGACAGCGGGCGCTGTACTGGCTGTGGGGAATGCGTCCGGGCCTGCCCGTTTGGAGCGCTTAAAATGCAGGACGGCGTCCCGGTCGTCCTTGACGGCTGCAGAGCGTGCGGAGCCTGTGAAAAAATATGCCCCGCATCTGCGGTCCGGCTTTTGGATATGGCACTGGTATCGGACGGGGAAGCAGACAAGGCAAGCGGGGCAGATGAGGATGGGGGCTGGAGCGGGATCCTGGTCTATCTTCAGACGGATGAGGACGGCAGGCTGCTCCCTGTGGCATATGAACTGGCATCTAAGGCGTCGGAGCTGGCGGGCAAAAAGGGGGAGGAGGTCTGGGGGCTGGCCGCCGCCGCAGGAATGCGGGATGATTACAGGAAGATTCCCGGGATCGGCAAATTGTTTGTGGCTTTGGGGGCGCAGTACAGCCAGTTTTCATACCGTATTTTTTCGGAGCTCATGATCCGGTGCATTTTGCGGTGCAGGCCGTCGGTGGTCCTGTTCGGCGCGACCCCGGAGGGCCGGAGCATCGCTCCTGCGGCGGCAGTATATTTCAGGACAGGACTGACGGCGGACTGTACAGAGCTTCGTATGGATGAGGATGGAAACCTGATCCAGATCAGGCCCGCTTTCGGGGGAAATGTGATGGCGGAGATCCTCACACCCCGGGCGCGGCCCCAGATGGCGACGGTAAGGCCGGGGGTCATGGCCGGGGATCATCCGGCGCTGGAGGAGCGGTATCCTGTGGAGATCCTGGAGAATCTACCCTGTGAAAGGCCGGTGAGCCGGACTGTGGAGAGGACGCCGGCAGGGAAAGGCGGTATGGCGGACGCGGAGTTCATTGTGGCAGCGGGAGGCGGCATTGCGGACCGGAAGGATATAGACAGGCTCCGGCGGTGGGCAGAGAAGAACGGGGCGGCGTTTGGGTGCAGCCGAAAACTGGTGGAGCGGGGATGGATGACGGGAGAGTGCCAGATCGGACTCAGCGGGAACAGCGTGGCCCCCAAACTTCTGATAACCTTCGGAGTGTCCGGTTCCGTTCAGTTTTTGGCGGGAATCCGGCGGGCGGAATATGTGGTGGCGGTTGACTGCTGTGAGGACGCCCCGATTTTTGGAAGGGCCAACAAGGGGATTCTGGCAGATCTCTATGATGTGCTTACTGAGCTGGAAAAGCCTGGTTCCGAAAAGTGCTGTGAATAGCGGAAAAGTCCTGTTGTGGCAGCACGGTGCAAATTAGTATAATGAGATCAGATAAGGAGCGCGCGGTCCTTACAAATGGATGAACTGATTATACTAAAGGAGCAGGTATTATGATCAAGAAAATGTGGGGGATTTCCCTGGCGGGAGTATTAGCTATGGGGCTTACGGCATGCAGCGGCAGCCAGGAAGCAGCAGATACACAGCCGTCCCAAACGGCGGTGGAGACAACAAAAGAGACAGAAACAGAGACACAGGCAGAGACAAAAGCCCAGGAGGAAACCGGTGACGGCGGCATGACTTGGGATATGGCAGAGGAGATACTGACCCATATCAGTGACCCGGAGTTCCCGGATCTTACAGTAAGCGTGTTAGATTACGGCGCGACTGCGGATGACGGAAAGCTGGATACGGAAGCGATCCAGAAAGCCATTGACGAGGTGTCTAAAAAGGGCGGCGGCAAGGTCGTGATTCCAAAAGGAGTCTACGACACAGGGGCAATCACTTTAAAGGACAATGTAAACCTGTGCCTGGAGGACAAGGAGACGAAGCTCCAGTTCACCCAGGAGATCAACCATGACAATTACCCGCTGGTCTATTCCCACTGGGAAGGACAGCCCATGTACAATTACAGCGCATTTATCTACGCAAAGGACGCTGTCAATATCGCCCTGACCGGCGAGGGGACCTTAGACGGACAGGCCGGGGACGGCACTCCCTGGTGCTGGATGTCCAGGGACTATATGACGGATTATCAGGATGAGGACCGCACGGCCCTTATTAATATGAACAACAACCGCGTGCCCATAGAAGAGCGTGTCTTTGGCGAGGGACATTTTTTGCGTCCCAATTTCATCCAGGTGATCGGATGTGAAAATGTGCTGGTGGAAGGTGTCACACTGCTGCGCTCCCCCATGTGGGAGGTCAACCCGGTGCTCTGTACCAATGTGACCGTAAGAGGCATCCATATCAGCACCAAGGCTGCCAACAACGACGGTATCGATCCGGAGAGCAGCAATTATGTGCTGATCGAGGATAACTACTTCGATACCGGGGATGACTGTATCGCCATCAAATCCGGACGGAATGCAGACGGGCGTGCAACCAACACCCCTTCCCAGAATATCATTATCCGCAACAATATATTTGCGGACGGCCATGGCGGCATAACCATCGGCAGTGAGGTCAGCGGCGGCGTGAACAATGTATTTGCGGACAACAACCAGTTCAACAGCCCCAATCTTAAGTATGCGCTCCGGTTCAAGACCAATGCGGTGCGCGGCGGCGTCATTGAGAATATTTACTTAAGGAATACCACCATCCAGTCCGTTTCCGACGCAGTGGTCCATGCGACCATGCTGTATGAGGAAGGCAGGCATGGGGACTATATGCCTCAGTTCAAGAACATAACCATTGAAAACTTAAAGAGCACCGGCGGGGACTTCGGCATTTTCGTGGAAGCCTTTGAGGATGTGCCTGTAACCGGCCTGGTCATGCGCAATGTGGAATTAAATGAAGTGGAGAATCCTCTGCGTGCGGTAAACTGGGAAGATCCGGTCCTCGAAAATGTCGTGATCAACGGCATGAAATATCCGGCGCCCTCCGACACAAGGATGGACGGCATCCCGTCGGCAGGCAGCGTGGTAAAGGCAGACGCGATCCTCCTCGGCGGAGATCCGGCCAGCCTTGATTATACCTGGCAGGTGGCGGACGAGAAGGACGGGACCTATGAAACGACAGGCCAGGGCCAGGAGTGGACTGTGCCGGATGGTCTGGAAGGGAAATATCTGAAGGTAACGGCCTCTGATGAAAATGGAAACCAGAACACCAGCATTGCCTATACCATTCTTTCGAATGGGCCGGTATGCGGAGTGGAGGCAGGGGACGCGCTCGGCGACAGTGTGAGAAGGCTGGCGGCCAAAGGGCTTTTGGACCCCTCGGAAACGGTGGACCTGGAAAAAGAAGTGACCCGGTATGATGTTGCCAAAATGCTGGCTGGTATGTGGAACTTGACACAGCCAAAGGGAGATGTGGAGTTAAAAGACCTGACGGCTCAGGATGAGCAGTATAACATAGCCGCCGCCGTGATCGAAAAGGGCATGATGGATCTGAAGGACGGGGCTTTTGCACCGGAAGATCCGGTCACCAGGCAGGAGCTGGCCGACATTGCCATCAAGAGCTGCGGCGCGCCTTATGATGAGACCACGTTCTGGGCAACGCCAACCTATGATGACCTGGACGAGATCGATGTGTATTACCACACCAATGTGGCAACTTGTGATGATTTCGGATTCATGAAGGCAGCCGGGGGTAATACCTTTGCACCGAAAAAGAATGCGGACTTCGCCATTGTCATTGAGGTGCTGGATAAAGTGGCGGTGTACGCCAGAAGATAACAGATTCTGTTGAAATGGGACCGCCGGAAATCCTTACCTGGATACTCCGGCGGCTTTTCCGCTTGAACTACCGCATTTTAAAGCGGCGGCGCAGGGGACTGGGAAGTTCAAGCTTTTCCCGTATTGACGGGAGTCCGGAGAGTGAATACAATAGAAATCAATTAACATAAATGGAAAAGGGATCGGGCTTATGATGAGAAACAGGACAGGGCTTTTGGCTGCGGCGGCTATGGCATTGCTGCTTTCCGCCTGTGGGGCAGGCAATGCGGATGAGGCTGCGGACCGTGCGGGGACCCAGGGCGAAGTTGGTTCCGGGATATTTTCGGAGGGAAATACCGAGCGCTATAGCGGGGATACCCAGGATGTTGGGGAGACGGCGAGTGGAAGTCTTACCGTGTCCGGCAGCCGGCAGCCGGGAACGCCTCTAAGCTGGGAGACGGCAGAAGCCATATTGGAGAAGATCCACGACCCGGTATTCCCGGATCTCAAGGTAGACGTGACGGATTATGGCGCTGTCCCGGATGACGGAGGTTTGGATACAAAGGCGATCCAGGCGGCGATAGACCAGGTCAGCTCCCAAGGGGGTGGCATGGTGGTGGTGCCGGAGGGAGTCTTTGATACAGGGGCCATTGTGCTGAAGGAAAATGTCAACCTGCACCTGGAATCAGAGAACACGGTCCTTTGCTTTACCCGGGAGATCATCCCCGAGAATTATCCGCTGGTACTGTCATATTATGAAGGCTCCCCCTGCTACAACTGGAGCCCGTTGATCTATGCCTATGAGCAGGACAATATAGCCGTGACCGGCAAAGGGCGCCTGGATGGGCAGGCGGATCAGGATACCTGGTGGAGCTGGTATGGGGATACCTATATCGGCCAGGATTATACAAGGCCCTCCTCCTCTGACGTGGGGATCCTGCGCCGCATGACAGACGATGGCGTGGAAGTCAGGAAACGGGTCTTTGGCGAGGGGCATTTCCTGCGTCCCAATTTTATTCAGGTGATTGGCTGTGATAATGTGCTGGTAGAGGGGATCACCATTAAAAATTCTCCTATGTGGGGGGTAAATCCCGTCCTGTGCACCAATGTAACGGTGCGGGGTATCGAAGTCATTGGAAAATTCAATAATAATGATGGCTGTAACCCGGAAAACTGCAGTTATGTGCTGATCGAGGACTGCAGGTTCTTTGTGGGAGGCGACGGAGTAGCCGTTAAATCTGGGCGCAACCGGGATGGCTGGGAGCTTAAGGAGATGGGACGGCCCGCAGAGAACATGGTGATCCGTGGAAATGAGTTTGCCGAAGGCGCCAGCGGGATCGCGTTTGGCAGCGAGATGAGCGGGGATATCCGGGAGATCTATGCGGACGACAACCGGTTTGGGACCCAGTCCCTGGACTATGCCGTCCGTTTCAAATCCAATGCAGCCAGGGGAGGCGTGGTGGAGCGGGTTTATATCCGCGGTTCCCGGGCTTCCAATATCCGGTATGTGCCTATTCACGCCACCATGCTTTACGATGAAGGCTGGCTGGGAAGCTACCTGCCGGAGTACCGGGATATCAGGATTGAGGATTTTACAGCCAGCGGCGGCGTCTATGGTATTTTCATGGAGAGCTTTGACCAGGCCCCCATTACCGGATTAGAGCTGGTGGATGTGGATATCCGGGATGTGGATCATGAGGTCAGGATCCGGAACTGGAAGGAACCGGTCCTTGAGCGGGTGAGCATCAATGGACATACATACCCGCGCCCGGTGGATATCAGGGCCGAGGGAAGCTTTATGGCAGGAGAAACCGTCCGTGCCGCAGGAGAACTGCCGGGCGGGGACATAGACGGGCTGACTTATGAATGGAGCCTTATGGCGGAGCTGGGAGCCGGAGCTGTCCGGTCAGAGTCAGAATCCGCTGTTTGTGCAGGCAGGAGCAGCCTGCTCAGGATCACGGATGATATGGAAGGAAAGTATCTGGTGCTGACAGCCAGGGATCCTGTGGGAAACGAGGCGTCCAGCATGGCGTACCGGATCCTGACAAAGGACGAAACGGGGCGTTTTGGGGATAAAGCTGTTCAAGCGGCATTATCCAGGGGATATGTGGACGACGGCTGGCTGTCGCTGGATAAATCGGTCACAAAGAAGGAGTGCAAAAGAATCCTGACCGGTTTCTGGGGGCGGGAGGCCGGGAAGATCCTTCAGATCCTTGAGGAGCAGGGAATCCGGATGGATACGGAGGAAATGGTTGCCAGGGATGAGATGGGGCGGATCGCCCTTCTGGCCTGTGGGATCCCATACGAAGAACTGATGATCGTGCGTCCTGATTATAAGGATGCGGGGGATATCCGGCCGGACTGCCGTTCCAGCGTGGGGGTCAGCTCCTATCTGGGCTTTGTGAGAGCAAAGGACGGAGAATACTACCGGCCGGAAGACCTGCTCACACAGCAGGAGCTGATCGAATGTGTGATGGCCATCTCTGAATTTAACCGCAGATAAGAGCGATACGGGAAAGGTATGGGAATGTGGGATAAAAAGGAAAAAACAGAATCAATCAAGAAAAGGGTCCTTGTATTCCTGGGGTTTATCCTGGCGGTATTCCTGCTCTCCAATCTGTATTCCATAAAAAACAGCCAGAGGTTTGAGCGGCAGTTGGACCAGCTTGTGGAACGCTATTACACCATCAATGAATTTATATCGGTTTATAATGGCAATATGGAGATGTGGCAGCGGTATCAGCGGGACAAGGGGGAGAACAGCTGGAGCATGTTCGTTTCCTCCGGCAGCCGTCTCAAGGAGCTGCTGGCACAGATGGTCCGGGACGCGGATGAGATGTCTGAGGAAGGTTTCCTGCGGGTACAGTCCATCCGGAACCTGTATTATCATTACGAAAGCCTGGCGAGGGCGCCTTTAGAGCCAAAGGACGAGATGAAAAGGGAGCTTCAGCTCTGGGAAATATCGGAGCTTATGAAGCGGTATACGGAGGAGCTTCTTCAGGACAATCTTACATTTGGAAACAGGATCCATGAGGATATCCGCCATAATGTGGCTCTGGGGCAGAAAAATGCATTTCTTCTCATGGCGGCGGTGGCAGCGGTATGTATGATCTTTGGCCGGTACATCACAAAATGGCTTTTAAACCCCATTCTGGATCTGGCAGCTTTTGTGCGCCAGGTGGGGAAGGAGAATTTTGACGTGGAGGAGCTGCCGGTCAGGAGACGGGATGAGATCGGCCAGCTAAACCTTGCTGTGAACCAGATGAAGGACAGTATGGAGTCGGTCATCACCACGCTCCACGAGAAGCAGGAGCTGACAAAGCTTTTATACGAACAGGAAATGGAGCTGGAACGGGCCAGGTTTTTAGCCCTTCAGTCCCAGATCAACCCGCATTTTCTGTTTAACACCTTAAATGTCATCAACGGGATGGCGGACATGGAAGGCGCCGGTACCACCGGAGAACTGATCCGAAGCCTGTCCCGGCTGTTCCGCTACAGTCTGGAAAACCGTTCGGACCGGGTGCCGCTTTATCAGGAGCTGACCATGATAAAGGACTATATTTATATTGAAAAAAAACGCTTTGGAGACCGCCTGGATTATGTCCTGAAAGCGGATGTAGACTTGGAAACCTATGAGATCCCGTCCTTTACGTTGGAGCCCCTGGTAGAAAACAGCATCCGGCATGGCATTCTTGTAAGGCCGGAAGGCGGCGTGGTGGCGATTCGGATCATGGAGCGGAAGAAGGAGCTGGTGATACAGGTTCTGGATAATGGGATCGGGATGGAAAAGACACAGAGGGACAGGCTTCTTGAAGGCAGAGAACGGCAGGAGAGCAGTTCTTCCGGGATTGGCACAGGCAATGTGTTCCGCCGCTTGAGGCTTATGTTCCCTGAGTGCCGCATCCGCCTGCTGGGCCGGAAAGGGCGGGGGACCTGTGTGGAGATCCGGATAAGTAAAAAGGAGTGCAGGCGATATGAAGATTCTGATAGCTGACGATGAAATGATATCAAGAGCGGCCGTTAAGCGGATGATCCGGAATTACTGTCCCTGGGCCGGGCCGATAGAAGAAGCGTCTAATGGGCGGGAAGCCGTTGAACGTGCGATGGAGCTGGATGCGGATGCGGTGCTTATGGATATAGAGATGCCGGAGCTGGATGGCATGGAAGCCGGCCGGCAGATCAGGCAGTGGAAGGAAGGCTGCGTGATCATTTTCCTGACGGCCTTTGCCACATTCCAGTATGCCAAGCAGGCTATTTCCATGGGCGCCGCGGAATTTCTGGTAAAGCCTGTGGATCCCGCCGAACTGCAAAAGGTTTTGGAGCGGGCCAGGGACTGTATAGATGCGGCAGAAGATAGCAAAGGGAGTATGGCAGCAGGGAACCCCAGAGATACGGCGGAGAGCAGCAGGGATACAGCGGAGAGCAGCATATATGCGGCTGACAATGGTGTACAGGGGTCCAGAGCGGTTAAGATCACTCAGGAGGGGAAGAAATACATGGATCTCCACTATATGGATGATATC
Encoded here:
- a CDS encoding electron transfer flavoprotein subunit alpha, whose protein sequence is MITLPVEIDSGRCTGCGECVRACPFGALKMQDGVPVVLDGCRACGACEKICPASAVRLLDMALVSDGEADKASGADEDGGWSGILVYLQTDEDGRLLPVAYELASKASELAGKKGEEVWGLAAAAGMRDDYRKIPGIGKLFVALGAQYSQFSYRIFSELMIRCILRCRPSVVLFGATPEGRSIAPAAAVYFRTGLTADCTELRMDEDGNLIQIRPAFGGNVMAEILTPRARPQMATVRPGVMAGDHPALEERYPVEILENLPCERPVSRTVERTPAGKGGMADAEFIVAAGGGIADRKDIDRLRRWAEKNGAAFGCSRKLVERGWMTGECQIGLSGNSVAPKLLITFGVSGSVQFLAGIRRAEYVVAVDCCEDAPIFGRANKGILADLYDVLTELEKPGSEKCCE
- a CDS encoding glycoside hydrolase family 28 protein, which gives rise to MIKKMWGISLAGVLAMGLTACSGSQEAADTQPSQTAVETTKETETETQAETKAQEETGDGGMTWDMAEEILTHISDPEFPDLTVSVLDYGATADDGKLDTEAIQKAIDEVSKKGGGKVVIPKGVYDTGAITLKDNVNLCLEDKETKLQFTQEINHDNYPLVYSHWEGQPMYNYSAFIYAKDAVNIALTGEGTLDGQAGDGTPWCWMSRDYMTDYQDEDRTALINMNNNRVPIEERVFGEGHFLRPNFIQVIGCENVLVEGVTLLRSPMWEVNPVLCTNVTVRGIHISTKAANNDGIDPESSNYVLIEDNYFDTGDDCIAIKSGRNADGRATNTPSQNIIIRNNIFADGHGGITIGSEVSGGVNNVFADNNQFNSPNLKYALRFKTNAVRGGVIENIYLRNTTIQSVSDAVVHATMLYEEGRHGDYMPQFKNITIENLKSTGGDFGIFVEAFEDVPVTGLVMRNVELNEVENPLRAVNWEDPVLENVVINGMKYPAPSDTRMDGIPSAGSVVKADAILLGGDPASLDYTWQVADEKDGTYETTGQGQEWTVPDGLEGKYLKVTASDENGNQNTSIAYTILSNGPVCGVEAGDALGDSVRRLAAKGLLDPSETVDLEKEVTRYDVAKMLAGMWNLTQPKGDVELKDLTAQDEQYNIAAAVIEKGMMDLKDGAFAPEDPVTRQELADIAIKSCGAPYDETTFWATPTYDDLDEIDVYYHTNVATCDDFGFMKAAGGNTFAPKKNADFAIVIEVLDKVAVYARR
- a CDS encoding glycoside hydrolase family 28 protein translates to MMRNRTGLLAAAAMALLLSACGAGNADEAADRAGTQGEVGSGIFSEGNTERYSGDTQDVGETASGSLTVSGSRQPGTPLSWETAEAILEKIHDPVFPDLKVDVTDYGAVPDDGGLDTKAIQAAIDQVSSQGGGMVVVPEGVFDTGAIVLKENVNLHLESENTVLCFTREIIPENYPLVLSYYEGSPCYNWSPLIYAYEQDNIAVTGKGRLDGQADQDTWWSWYGDTYIGQDYTRPSSSDVGILRRMTDDGVEVRKRVFGEGHFLRPNFIQVIGCDNVLVEGITIKNSPMWGVNPVLCTNVTVRGIEVIGKFNNNDGCNPENCSYVLIEDCRFFVGGDGVAVKSGRNRDGWELKEMGRPAENMVIRGNEFAEGASGIAFGSEMSGDIREIYADDNRFGTQSLDYAVRFKSNAARGGVVERVYIRGSRASNIRYVPIHATMLYDEGWLGSYLPEYRDIRIEDFTASGGVYGIFMESFDQAPITGLELVDVDIRDVDHEVRIRNWKEPVLERVSINGHTYPRPVDIRAEGSFMAGETVRAAGELPGGDIDGLTYEWSLMAELGAGAVRSESESAVCAGRSSLLRITDDMEGKYLVLTARDPVGNEASSMAYRILTKDETGRFGDKAVQAALSRGYVDDGWLSLDKSVTKKECKRILTGFWGREAGKILQILEEQGIRMDTEEMVARDEMGRIALLACGIPYEELMIVRPDYKDAGDIRPDCRSSVGVSSYLGFVRAKDGEYYRPEDLLTQQELIECVMAISEFNRR
- a CDS encoding histidine kinase, which translates into the protein MWDKKEKTESIKKRVLVFLGFILAVFLLSNLYSIKNSQRFERQLDQLVERYYTINEFISVYNGNMEMWQRYQRDKGENSWSMFVSSGSRLKELLAQMVRDADEMSEEGFLRVQSIRNLYYHYESLARAPLEPKDEMKRELQLWEISELMKRYTEELLQDNLTFGNRIHEDIRHNVALGQKNAFLLMAAVAAVCMIFGRYITKWLLNPILDLAAFVRQVGKENFDVEELPVRRRDEIGQLNLAVNQMKDSMESVITTLHEKQELTKLLYEQEMELERARFLALQSQINPHFLFNTLNVINGMADMEGAGTTGELIRSLSRLFRYSLENRSDRVPLYQELTMIKDYIYIEKKRFGDRLDYVLKADVDLETYEIPSFTLEPLVENSIRHGILVRPEGGVVAIRIMERKKELVIQVLDNGIGMEKTQRDRLLEGRERQESSSSGIGTGNVFRRLRLMFPECRIRLLGRKGRGTCVEIRISKKECRRYEDSDS
- a CDS encoding response regulator; the encoded protein is MKILIADDEMISRAAVKRMIRNYCPWAGPIEEASNGREAVERAMELDADAVLMDIEMPELDGMEAGRQIRQWKEGCVIIFLTAFATFQYAKQAISMGAAEFLVKPVDPAELQKVLERARDCIDAAEDSKGSMAAGNPRDTAESSRDTAESSIYAADNGVQGSRAVKITQEGKKYMDLHYMDDIGVDTMARMYQVSANYFNKMFKQAYHISSKEYLINIRVEHAMEYLRDPAFTIREAGVMVGYEDSNYFTRIFKKKTGMTPIEYRNKCFFQPDGVQGNG